The following DNA comes from Camelina sativa cultivar DH55 chromosome 14, Cs, whole genome shotgun sequence.
TGTATGATAGATTTTACCTGTAAAACAAGGGTCACATCAGGGTAATCGACTCCTCGAGCAGATACATCAGAAGTTACCAGAATCAAACCCTTGGATTTTCGGAACTCATTAGAAACCCTTGTCCTGTAACTCTGTGGTTTTCTAGAATGAATCTCTCTCACATTTAAGTTTAGCTCACCAAGTAGATCAGCCACTAATTTTGTAACCATTGCAGTTGTACAGAGGACAATGACCTTCAGGAACAAGAGGTTGTCATCAGGGTCTGCAATAGGCGCCGGTTTTACCTTATAGTCCACATTATCCATTATGTGTTCGCGAAGAAGTGTGTACGGAAGACAGAAATGTCTGTCCAGAGGTGCAATCATGTGCGTTTGTCTGACCTGTTGATGCGTCTCACCAGTGCCTTCGTGAACACAGTTGACAAACTCGTGATCCCGCCTCAGAGCAATAAGGCATATTTGGCGGACCTTTTCACCAGAAAAATACAAACCAAGACCCATTACAACAGGAGACTATCgcaacaaaaatcaaactactCATGCAAGAAAATGAGACAGACCTCTTCAGGTACTGTGACGGAAAACAGAAAAGTTTGTCTCTCCTTAGGAACAGCGGAAATTATCCTCTCAATGTCCTTGCGGAAACCCATGTCTAAAAGGTGGTCAGCTTCATCAAGCACAAGAACTTTCACACCCTTTAACCTTGTCGCAAATCCTGGCGTGTTCTCGATATGGTCTTTGAGCCTTCGAGGTGTAGCCactaaaatctgaaaatttcaaattatagtTACGATATTGGAGGAACTTTAAGGATTAGCTCCAAAGATGAGCCTCAACTATATAAACCAAAGGAAACAATACTCACCTGACAAGGATTTGTTTGCATGCGCTTTTGCTCTAAACCAAGTCTTGTGCCTCCAATCACAACTTGAACACCGATAGTTGGATGATACTTTAACAAGGTGTTTGCTTCTGTAGCAGCTTGATTGGCAAGTTCTCTAGTTGGGCATATCACAAGCGCAAGAAATGGGGGTCGCTTATTATCCGGGCTTGTAGGAGGAGATTTGACAACGACTTCAATTGATGGAAgcttaaaaaataaacatcagcAGAATAAGCACAGATACCAAATACAGGTTCAATCCAT
Coding sequences within:
- the LOC104742512 gene encoding DEAD-box ATP-dependent RNA helicase 31-like yields the protein MIFFNRFDQYPLSPLSLKAMKEAGYETMTVVQKATLPVILKGKDVLTKAKTGTGKTVAFLLPSIEVVVKSPPTSPDNKRPPFLALVICPTRELANQAATEANTLLKYHPTIGVQVVIGGTRLGLEQKRMQTNPCQILVATPRRLKDHIENTPGFATRLKGVKVLVLDEADHLLDMGFRKDIERIISAVPKERQTFLFSVTVPEEVRQICLIALRRDHEFVNCVHEGTGETHQQVRQTHMIAPLDRHFCLPYTLLREHIMDNVDYKVKPAPIADPDDNLLFLKVIVLCTTAMVTKLVADLLGELNLNVREIHSRKPQSYRTRVSNEFRKSKGLILVTSDVSARGVDYPDVTLVLQVGLPKDREQYIHRLGRTGRKGKEGEGILLLAPWEEYFLSSLKDLPITKSSLPAIDSETVKKVQKALCHVEMRNKEAAYQAWLGYYNSQKMIGRDKDRLVELANEFSHSMG